The Methylosinus sp. PW1 region ACCATTGTCTCGTTGACGGTCACGCCTATGGTCTGCGCATGGTTCCCCGGCGCGACGCATGCTCGACCTTCGAGAAGCGGCGAGCGGAAAGGGTTCCTCGCACGGACAGAAGCGTTCTATCTCCAGAGCCTGCGGTCGATGATCGCGCATCCCTGGCTCGGACCGGCGGCGGTGGTCGTCAGCATCGTCGCGACGATTTATCTGTACGGCGTCATCCCAAAGGGAAACCTGCCGCCGGACGACACAGGGCTAATCAATGCGACGACGGAGGTCTCCGCCGACACCTCATTCGTCGAAATGGCGCGGCTACAAAAGGTCGTGGCCGAGATCGTGGCGTCCGATCCAGATGTCGTCACTGTCGGCTCGTCGATCGGAGGCTCCTCTGGTCTCACCTCGTCGACCAATCAGGGACGGATGTATATCGGCCTGAGACCGGCGAGCGAGCGCAATGTCACGACTTTCGAGGTGATCGCGCGATTGAGGCGCCAGCTGACCGAAGTCACGGGGATGAGCGTTTTCCTGGTCCCGGCGCAGGACATAAGAGTTGGCGGACGGCAGAGCAAAGGCCAATATCAATTCACCCTCTGGGACTCGGCTGTCGATGAATTGAACGAATGGACGCCGAAAGTCGTCCAACGGCTGCGCGCCATTCCGGAGATCGTCGACGTTTCGACCGACAGGCAATCCGGAGCCTTGAAGGGCGACATTATTATCGATCGCGTGGCGGCGTCGCGGCTCGGCATTTCGATTTCCGCGATCGATGCGGCGCTCAACAGCTATTTCGGCCAGAGGCAGGACAATCTGATCTATACGCAGCGCAATCAGTATCGCGTGATCATGGAGGCGCTGCCCGCACGGCAACGTGATCCGAGCGATCTCTCGCAGATTTATGTATCGAGCGCGAATGGGACGCAGGCGCCGCTCACCGCGGTCGCGCGAATAGAGCGGGGATCGACGCCTCTGGTCGTGAACCATCAGGGCGTCGTTCCAGCTGTAACGATCTCTTATAATATCGCGCCGGGGCACACTCTCGACGCGGCGACATCGGCGGTGCGGCGCGCCGCCGACGAAATGCAGCTCCCGAATGGGCTGAGAGCAGATTTTTCCGGTGACGCAGCCGATTTTCGGACGGTCGCGAACGGCATGGCCAAGCTCATTCTGCTGTCGCTATTGTGCGTCTATACCATACTCGGCGTTCTCTACGAGAGCTTCATACATCCGATCACGATCATATCCACATTGCCGTCCGCCGGTCTCGGAGCGCTGCTGGCGCTCCGAGCCTTCGACATCGAGTTCACCGTCATCGCCTTCATCGGGATTCTGCTGCTGATCGGCGTCGTCAAGAAGAACGGCATCATGCTCGTCGATTTCGCGCTACAGGCCGAGAGAGAGAAGAGACTGAGCCGCGAGGAGGCCGTGCTGCTCGCAGCGAAGGAGCGTTTACGGCCGATTCTGATGACGACATTCGCCGCCATGCTCGGCGCGCTGCCTCTCGCCATGGCCACCGGAATTGGCGCGGAGATGCGCCGACCTCTCGGGGTGACGATCGTCGGAGGGCTGGCGCTCAGCCAGATTCTGACGCTCTATACGACGCCGGTCATCTATCTTCTCATGAGCCGGTTTCATAGAAAGCGCGAGCGCGCCTTTCCGCCGCCAGGCCGCGCCAGTTCGCCGAACGCAGGCGCCGCTCGCCGCGAAGCTCCACAAGGCAAAAAGCTGCGAGAGGTTGATCCGGAGACGTGTAGCTCAGAGCCGAATGTCCCGAGCTTCACCGGGCGTTCGCGACGCCGCCGGCTTTCGACTTCGCCTCCGTGAAATCCAGCACGCCGCCATTCGCGCCATCGCCGAAGCGAAAGGCTGCGTCCTTGGAAAGATAGGCGCTCAATCGTCCATTGCTGTCCGAGACGAACCATGCGCGATCGGCAAATATCTCGACGCCGCTTACACGATCGAAGGCGTAGATCGCGCGCGCTGCCCGGCCTTGGCGCTCGAGCTCGGCGAGCGCGCGCAAAGCGCTCGCGAGGGAGGCGTATCTGCGCGCTCGGCCTTCGTCTTTCAGCCACAGCTCGGCGGACTGCGAGACGTCTTCGATCTGCTGTCCCGTGGACGCGTCCGTGACGACCGGCGGAGGGGCGTCTGCCGCGAGCAGAGCTTCATAATCGAGACCGGCTTCTTTCGACGCTCGCCGGATAAAGGCGTCGTCGATGAATGCGTCGAGATCGAGCCCCGTGTCGGCGCGCTTGAGCAGGCGCAGCGTGTCGATCGACGTCGCGACATCCTGTCGAAACTCTGCTTTCCATGCGAGGGCGCGCGTCTGCAATCCGAAGGGACCATGGAAAAGATAGACGACCGGCGCGTCCACGCCCGTCACCTTGGCGATCAATTCGCTGTATCTCTCCGGTTCCGCCGTGAGCAGCCGCGTCGCTTCGATCACGGCGCGGAGATAGGCGACCACGACTTCGGGATATCGATCGGCGTATTCGGCGTCGACGAGCGCGCCGTGAAACGTCGGCACGCCCGCCTGCGCGCCGTCGAAGATTTTTCGCGCCACGCCGCGATAGGGAAACAGCTCGGCAAAAGGCGCGAAATCGGCGTGGGCGTCGATCTGCCCGCTCTGCAACGCCGAGCCCGCCACCTCGGGCGCCTGCGCGATGATCTTCACATCCTTGTCCGGATTCCAGCCGAGATCGGCGATCGCGCGCAACAACATGCCATGCGCGGTCGAGGCGAAGGGAACCGATATCGTCTTTCCCTTCAGATCGGAGAGAGATTGCGCGTGGGACCCGGTCGGCACGACGACGCCATTGCCGCTGCCGCGCACGCTGCCCGACAAGACGGCGATGAACTTGCTGCGCTTGCCGGCCTTCTTGAAGGCGACGCCGTTGAGCGCTCCGGGGAAATCCGCCATCACGCCGAAGTCGAGCTTGCCCGCGACCATCTCATTGGTGATGGGCGCGCCGCTCGTGAAGTTCCTCCACTGAACGTCATAGGTCGCGCCCTTGTACTTTCCGTCGCGCGGCAGATAGCGATCCAGAAGGCCGAGCTCGCGAATGAGCAGTCCGCCGGCCGCGCAATTGATCGTCGTATCCTGCACGCCGATCGCGATGCGGATCGTCTCCGCGGCCAACGGATTCGACAGCGCCACGAGGAAAGTCGGCAGCAGCCACAGGCGCAATATCCGCATGTCGGTCTCGTCCTTCGTTTGCGCGCCCGCGCGCCTCGCGTTTCTCAATGCTCGCGCCGCCACGGCATGACGAGCGCGCCGAGGACTCGCACGGCGGCGCTGCTCGCCCAGCCGAGAGCGCCGATGATCAGCATCCCGACCACGATGTCCGGGTAATTTTGAAGCGTGTAGGATTCCCAAGTGTAGTAGCCGACCCCGAGCTGTCCCGAGATCATTTCCGCAGTCACCAGACAAAACCAGGATGTTCCCATGCCGATCGAGAGCCCGGTGAAGACGCCGGGCAGAGCGCCTGGTAGAATGACCTCGCGGATGATCGTCGCTTCGCGCGCGCCGAGCGAGCGCGCCGAAGCGATCAGCCGGCCATCCACCTCGCGGATCGCATCTATGGAATTGAGCAGGATCGGGAACAATGCGCCGGTGAAGGTGATGAAGATCATCGAGGCTTCCGACGACGGAAACATCAGAATAGCGAGCGGTATCCAGGCGACGGCGGGAATGGGCCGCGCCAGCTCCAACGCCGGCAGCAAGAGGTCTTCGAGCAAGCGTTTGCGCGCGATCGCCACGCCCAGCGCCACTCCGACGACCGCCGCCAGCAGATAGCCGGCGAGCACGCGGGCGACGCTCGCCTCGATATGCGACAGGAGCTTTCCCGAGGAAATAAGCTCGAGGAACGCCTCCGCGACCTCGGTGGGCGCGGGAAGGAAGGCGAAGGAAACGAAGGGTAGCCGGAGCTTGGCGGCCGACGCGAATTGCCAGAGCAGGATGAGAGCGCCGATCGAAAAGACGCGCAAGGCCCATCGGCGCGAGGGAGGAGACGCGCGAGAAGACACGGCTGCGCCGGCCTCGCCGCCATCCTTCGGCGCGCTGTGCGACAGTGTGCGCGCATCGGTCATGGGAGCGCGTCCGATTTCTCGAAGGCGCGGCGGCTTTCCCGCCGGATCAGCTCGAGACAGCGCGCCTTGGCCTCGATGAAGTCCGCGCTCGCATAGATCTCCCGTGGCCGGGGGCGCGGCAGCTCGACCCTCAGATCGAGCAGGACTCGCCCCGGCGCTGCGCTCAGGACGACGACCCGATCGCCGAGAAACAAGGCCTCGTCCACATCATGCGTGACGAAAACGACCGTGTTGCCGACCTCGCGCCATTGCTCGAGGAGATGTTCCTGCATCAGCGCTCTCGTTTGCGCGTCGAGGGCGCCGAAGGGCTCGTCCATCAGCAGCACGGCCGGGCGATTGACGAGCGCACGAGCGATGGCGACGCGTTGCTGCATGCCGCCGGAGAGCTTCGCCGGATAGTCCTGCGCGAAGCGCGCGAGCCCGACCGTGGCCAGATAGTCGCGGGCGGCGCGGCGCGCTTCGGCGCGCGAGGCGCCCTGCATGCGCAGGCCGAAGGCGACATTGTCCTGCGCCGTCTTCCACGGAAAAAGCGAATAGTGCTGAAACACTATGCCTCGGTCGGGTCCTGGCCCGCGCACGGTCGCGCCGTCGACCGCGACCTTGCCGGCGGAGGGAGCGACGAAGCCGCCGATCGCGTTGAGCGCCGTCGATTTGCCGCAGCCCGAAGGGCCGAGCAGGCAGAGGAATTCGCCGGGCTCGATCGTGAGGCTCAGCTCAAAGAGACCGGCACCCTCTCCAAAAGAAACCGAGACTCCTTTTAATTCGATGCGCCCCCTTCCCGCCCCTGGCTGCGGCGATGAAAGTCGAGCGTCGTCGGCCGGGCTCGGATTGCCGCTGGTCTGAAGCATATAAAAAATATAGACTAAAAGGCGGAGAAAAGGCAACGCGCCCGGCGCGGCCCGCAAAAAACGAGAAGGGGGCCGAGTGAGCCATATCGACGACGCCGACGCTGTCTATGACGCCGATGTGCTCGTCATAGGGGGCGGAACCGCCGGCCCGCTCGCCGCCTATAAGGCGAAGGCGGCGAATCCGGCGCTGAAGGTCGTTCTGCTGGAGAAGGCCAATGTGAAGCGTTCCGGCGCGATCGCGATCGGCATGGACGGACTCAACAACGCCGTCATCCCGGGTTTCGCCAGCCCCGAGCAATATGTCCGCGAGATCACCATAGCGAACGACGGGATCGTCTATCAGAAGGCGCTGCTCGCCTATGCCGAGCGCTCCTTCGACATGATCTGCGAGCTCGACCGTTGGGGCGTCAAATTCCTGAAGGACGAGAACGGCGATTACGACGTGAAGAAGGTCCATCATCTGGGGACCTATGTGCTGCCGATGCCGGAAGGCGGCTCGGTCAAGAAAATTCTCTACAGGCAATTGCGCAAGGCGCAGGTGCTGATCTCCAACCGCTTCATGGCGACGCGCCTGCTCACGGCGAAGGACGGACGCGTCGCGGGCGCGATCGCCGTCAACAGCCGCAGCGCGGAACTGCTGGTCATTCGCGCCAAGGCGGTGATTCTCGCGGCCGGCGCCGCGGGGCGTCTCGGCCTGCCGGCCTCCGGCTATCTCTGGGGAACCTATGAGAACCCCGCCAATTCCGGCGATGGCTATGCGATGGCGTTCCACGCGGGCGCCGAATTGACCAATCTCGAATGCTTCCAGATCAATCCGCTCATCAAGGACTATAATGGCCCGGCCTGCGCCTATGTCGGCGGACCATTCGGCGCCTATACGGCGAACAGCCATGGCGAGCGCTTCATCGAATCCGACTATTGGTCGGGACAGATGATGCTGGAGTTCTACCGCGAGCTGCAGAGCGGGAGCGGCCCGGTGTTTCTCAAATTCGATCATCTCGCGCCCGAGACCATCGCCGAGATCGAAGGGATTCTGCACGAGGTCGAACGTCCCTCGCGCAAGCAATTTCACGCGGGGCGCGGCGCCGACTATCGCCGCGACATGGTCGAGATGCACATATCGGAGATCGGATTCTGCTCCGGCCACAGCGCCTCGGGCGTGTGGGTCGACGAATTCGCGCGCACGACGGTCCAGGGCCTCTATGCGGCCGGCGACATGGCGAGCGTCCCGCATAATTATATGCTCGGGGCCTTCGTCAATGGCGCGATCGCGGGAGAACATGCCGCGGGATATGCGCGCGAGGTCGATCTCGCCGATTGCGATCCGGCGCAGATCGAAGCCGAGCGCGCACGGACGCGGGCGCCGCTGCGCAATGAGAAGGGCCTGCCGGCGAATCAGGTCGAATATAAGATACGGCGCTTCGTCAATGATTATCTCCAGCCCCCGAAGTCCCCACGCAAATATGAGATCGCGCAGAAGCGCTTCGCCGAAATTCGCGCGGATTTGCAACGCCTCGTCGCGCGCGACGCACATGAGCTCATGCGGGCGCTCGAGGTGCATTCGATCCTCGATTGCGCGGAGATGGCGGCGGCCGCCTCGCTCTATCGCAAGGAGAGCCGCTGGGGCCTGTATCATTATCGTCTCGACTATCCGGATCGCAACGACGAGGATTGGTTCTGCCATGTGCAGCTCTATAAGGATGCGAAGGGCGCCATCGCTTGTCGCAGGCGTGCGGTCGATCCTTATATCGTGCCGGTGGAGGCGACGGAGCGCGACGCCTATAACCGTCTGCGCATAGAAGCGCGAAGCTGAGGCCTTCCATGTCTTTCGCCGAGAACCCTTCCGAATTTCCCGTGAAGGTCGACCTCGAGAAGTGCATCGCCGACAAGGGCTGCACCATCTGCGTCGACGTCTGTCCGCTCGACGTTCTGCGCATCGATCCGGCGACGGGAAAAGCGCATATGAAATATGACGAATGCTGGTATTGCCTGCCCTGCGAGCTCGACTGCCCGACGAAGGCGATCACCGTGTCGATTCCCTATCTTCTGCGGTGACGGCGATGGCGCGCGACGGCATTTTCGAAGAACAAGGAATCGATCTCACCGACATCGCCGAGCGTTTCGGAAGCGAGGATGCGGATGAGCGACGCATTGCGATCATGGATCTCGCCGAGAGCGGCGAGCCGGCGGGCGAAGCGCTGCTCATCCAGGCGTTGCGCGATCCGCATCCGGGCGTGAGGCGGGCGGCGGCCGGGGGGCTCGAGCAATTCGACGGGGCGCCGGCGGCGCACGCTCTGGCGGCCGCCCTTCTCGACGCGGACGCCGAGGTCGCCGCCGCGGCCGACGCCAGCCTCCGTCAGTTTCGTACGCCGGAGACGGCGCCGCCCCTTCTCGCGCTCGTCGGTCATGAGCGGGCGGCCGTTCGTGCTGCAGCCTGGCGGGGCTTGCGCGGTCTGCGCGTCGCGGCGACGCTGACGCCCGCCCTACGAGCGCTCGAGGATGAGGACGCCCAGGTGCGGCGGGAGGCGATCGGCGCGCTGGCCTATTTGAAGGACGAGACGACGACGCCGGCGCTGATCCACGCCGTCCGCGACGATCATTTCGACGTGAGGCGGGCCGCTCTGGCGGCCCTCGCCTTCGCGCCGGCGCCGGCCATTCTCGAGGCGATACTCATCGGTCTCGACGACTCGCATTGGCGCGTGCGCGAGGCGGCCGCCGTTCTCGCCGGAAAGGCGCGGGCCACGGGCGCCGAGGCGGGCCTCATTCAGGCGCTGTCGGACGAGAGCTGGCAGGTCGCCCTCGAGGCGGCCCGCTCTCTCGGACGCACGGCGGCGGTCGGAGCGATTGCGGCGCTCGGCGCGCTGGCGACGCATGCCGTGAGCAATCTGCGCAAGGAAGTCGCCGCCGCGCTCGGCGAAATCCGCCACGCCGACGCTCTGCCCATCCTCGGGCGCCTGGCCGAAGATCCGGACCCCGACGTGCGCAAGATCGCCCGTTGGTCGATCCATCTCATCGACTCCTCCGCGCGCTGAGGCGTCCGCCTCAGAGACGGCTCAACGATTCGAGATGCGGCGTCGGGAAAGGCTGGAGCTTTTCGAACGCCCTCGCGAGACGCAGCACCGTCGCGTCGCCGAATTGCGGCCCCACGATATGGATCCCGACCGGCAGGCCATTATTGTCGAAGCCCGCGGGCGCGGAGGCGGCCGGCTGCTGCGTGATGTTGAAGGGGAAGGCGAAGGGCGTCTCCGGCGCCGTTCCGACGCGCGGAACGGGCTTGGACTGCACGGGCGTGACCAGCAGATCGTATTTCTCGTGGAACCGGCGCAACTGAATGCCGAGCTCTGTGCGCCGCTCATTGGCCTCGACGACCTCCGCGAGCGTTTGGCGCTCCAGCCGCTCGACGCGCTTGCGTATCCCCGGATCGATGAGGTCCAGTCCGGCGTCGCCGATGTCGCGGCGCAGGCGGATCGCCCGCTCGGCGTTGATCGCGTCGATGATCGCCGACGGGTCCGAGAAGCCTGGATCGGCCTCCTCGACGATGACGCCGAGCTCGGCGAGGCGCGCCACTGCGCGGTCGACGACAGCCGCCACGCCCGGATCGACCTGGATATAGCCGAGCGTGCGGCTATAGGCGACCCGCAGTCCCTTCACGCCGCCGTCGAGGCCGGCGGTCCAATCGCGCCCGTCGCTCGGCAGGCTCGTCCAGTCGCGCGCATCCGGCTGGGCGATGACGTTCAGCAGCAGGGCGGCGTCGGTCACGGTGCGCGTGATGGGGCCGATATGGAACAGCGAGCCATTGTGCGGATAGCCGGCGACGCGGCCGAAGGTCGGCTTGAAGCCGAAAACGCCATTGATCGCCGCGGGATTGCGGATGGAGCCGCCGCCATCCGTCGCCACCTGCAACGGCCCGAGGCCGAGAGCGGCCGCGACGCCGGCGCCGCCGCTGCTGCCGCCGCTCACATATTGCCGATCCCAGGCGTTGGGCGTCACGCCCGCGAGCTTGGTCTCCGTGAGGCCTTTGAGGCCGAACTCGGCCGTCTGGGTCTTGCCCAGTATGACGGCGCCCGATTCGCGAAGGCGCGCCGCGGGCGGGGAATCGGCCTGTTGCACCGTGTCCGGCGTCGCGAGGCTGCCCTTGCGTGTCGGAAAGCCCTTCACATTGAGCAGATCCTTGAAGCCGACGGGAATTCCGTCGAGGAGCCCGAGCGGCGCCCCCTTCGCCCAGCGCGCCTCGGAGGCCTTGGCCTGCGCCAGCGCCCCTTCTGCGTCGACAGCGCGATAGGCGTTGAAATGCGGCTGCAGCTCGGCGATCCGCCTCAACGTCGCCGCCGCGACCTCGACGGGCGAGATGGCCTTCGAACGATAGGCGGCGATCAGCTCGCTCGCTGAAACCTGCGTCAGATCTTGCGGCACGGAACCACGACTCCATCCATTCAGTCTATCTTATTTGTAGATTGTGAAGCGGGTCAATCCGAACGCGCGCCGTCGATCGATAAATCCGGGCTCCCCCTCCTCGCCGCGACGGCGGCAGGCCCCAATGCCGCAAAGACTCGGCCGCGTCCCGATGCGTGGACATGCGACATTCAGGATTTGCCAGCACGGCTTCGCGACAGCCGGTCGATGAGGACATAGACGACCGGGGTGGTGTATAAAGTGAGCAGCAAGCTCGAAAGAATGCCCCCGGCGATCGATATTCCCAGCGGCTGGCGAATTTCGGCGCCCTCCCCATTGCCGAGCGCCAGGGGCAGAGCGCTGAAAAAGGCGATTGCCGTCGTCATCATGATCGGCCGAAGACGTTCCACGCAGGCGAGCTCTATTGCTCGCGCCGCGTCGAGGCCGGTAGAGCGCTGCGTCGCGAGCGCGACGTCGATCATCATGATCGCGTTCTTCATCGCCACGCCGGTCAACATGAGCAGCCCGATCATGGCGAATAGCGACAGCTCGGTCTTCGTCGACATGAGCGCGAGCGCGGCGCCGACGCCAGCGGATGGAAGCGTCGACAAGATCGTTATCGGATGGAGGTAGCTCTCGTAGAGCACGCCGAGGATGATGTACACCGTCGCGATTGCTCCGAAGATCAGAAATCCGTAGCTTCCAAATATCCCTTCGAACGGGCCTGTCGGCGTGTACAGCTCGCCATGAACCGATAGCGGAGCCCCGATGCTCGCCAAAGTCTCACGAATGAAGGACGCCGCGCCGGCGACAGATTCGGTCGGAGGAAGGCTGAATGAGATCCCGACCGACGCCGATCCCGCCCAGTGATTGACGGCGATCGGCGCGAGGACCGGAGTGAGCCGTCCGAGCTGCGCGAGCGGGGCCGCGCGGGCGGGCGCTCGGGCCGCCGGCGTCGCGCCACGGCTCTCGACGCCCGATCCCGAGCCAGGAGGAACGAAAAAGAAATTCTCGAGCGATCGCGGCCGAGCGGCGAATTGGGGAGCGAGCTCCATGACCACGTGATATTGATTGTGCGCCGCATAGAGTGTCGACACATGACGCTGGCCGAAGGCGTCGTAGAGCTCATTGTCGATATCGGCGGCAGTGAGATTGAGGCGCGCGGCGGCGACGCGGTCGATCTCGAGCCGCGTCTGAAGGCTCTTGTCTTGCTGATCGGAGACGACATCGAGCAGCCGACCGCTGGCCGCGAGAGCCTCTGTCAGCCGTGACGCCCAAAAGCGTAGCGCGCCGAGATCGTCGGACTTCAAAATATAGGTGTAATTCGCCGTTCCCGACGCGACGGTGAAAGCGAGATCCTGAACGGATCGAAGCGCGATGGTCGCTCCGCTTATTTGCCGCAAGGGAGCGCGCAATCGTGCGATCACCTCATCGGCCGACACGCGTCGCGTCCCGCGTGGCTTCAGCCAGACCAGAAGGTCCGCGCGATTGTTGGACGTCGGCCCATTGAGATTTCCGCCGATCGTTCCAGTCGCAGCGAAGACGTCCGGATCTTTCTGCAGGACTCCGATCGTCTGCTCGAGCTTGCGCGTCATCACTGCGTAGGAGGCGCTCTGATCGGCGATGATCGTGCCGCGCACGCGTCCCGTGTCCTGGAAGGGAAACAGGCTCTTCGGGATTGCCGCGAAGAGGTAGAGGTTGAGCAGGATGACGCTGCTCAACGCCGCCATTGTCGACGCCGGACGCGCGATCATCGCGGAAAGCGAATATGAATAGGCCTTCGTCAAGCAACCCCACAGACGCTCGCTGGTTCTGGCGTCCTGCGCGCGCATGCGGAGAACATGGCCGCATAACATCGGGGTCGTCGTGAGGGACAGAACCATCGAGACGACGATCGCAACCGTCAGCACGATTGCGAATTCACGCAACATGCGTCCGATGACGCCGTCGAGAAACGACACTGGCAGAAAGACCGCGACGAGCGAGAGGCTCATCGCAATGATCGTGAAGGCCGCCTCTCGCACGCTCTCCATCGCTGCGTCGAACGGACGCGCCCCGGCCTCGATGCGGCGCATCGCGCATTCGACGACGACGATCGCGTCATCGACGATCACGCCTGTCGCGATGGTGAGCGCCATCAGCGACAAATTGTTGATCGAATAGCCGAAAGCGTACATGAGCGCGAAGGTCGTCGACAATGTCGCCGGGATCGTGATGGTGGAGATCAGCGTCACCTTCACATCGCGCAGAAACAGGAAGACGACCACGACGACGAGGACGATGGCGATCAGCAGGGCGAGCTCGAGCTCGTACAGCGAATTGCGGATCGTGAGCGTCCTGTCTTGAACGACGTCGATCTGCAGATCGCTCGGCAGCGCATGGGAGAGGGCGGGCAGCAGCGCGCGCACGCGATCGACGGTCTCGACCATATTCGCGCCCGGCTGGCGATAGAGAATGATCTGGACCGCGGGCGCGCCGTTGCAAAGGCCCATGGTGCGCAGATCCTCGACCGAATCGGCGACGTCGGCGATGTCCGCGAGACGAACCGGTCCGCCATTGCGGGTCGCGACAATGATGTCTCGGTAATCGGCAGCCTTGAAAATCTGGTCGTTCGCGTAGATCTGCAGCCGGCTCTCATTGGAGTCCAACGCCCCCTTCGGATGGCTGACATTCGCAGCGGCGATCGCCGCTCGAACGTCTTCGAGCGCTACTCCATATTTCGCGGTGAGACTTGGGTTGAGCTCGATGCGAACGCCGGGAAGAGAGGCGCCGACGATCAGGACGCGCCCGACGCCGTCCACCTGCGCGAGCTTCTGCCGCAGAACGACAGTCGCGGCGTCGTAGATCGCGCTCTGGGACAGCTTGGACGAGGTCAAGGCCAGGATAAAGATCGGATTCTCGCCCGGATTGGCCTTGGTGTAAGTCGGATTGGCTCGCAACGTCGTCGGCAAATCGACTCGCGCCGAATTGATCGCGGCCTGAACGTCGCGCGCGGCGCCGTCCACGCTGCGGGCGAGCCCGAATTCGAGGAAGACCGATGACATGCCGGAGATGCTGGACGATGAAATTTCCCGAACGTCGGCGATCCGGCCCAAGTGACGTTCGAGCGGCGTCGCCACGGAGGAGGCCATCGTCTCCGGCCCCGCGCCCGGCAGGGTCGCTGTGACATAGATCGTCGGATAGTCGACCTGCGGGAAGGGCGCGATCGACAAATAGAAATATGCGCTCAGACCCAGCAGCATGCAGCCGAGGGTCAGGAGCGTCGTCGCCACGGGCCGGGTGATCGCTTTTTGAAGAAAATCCATTGTCGAAAACAGAAACGCGGCGGCGAACTGTGAAGACTTATGGCATTTCGCCGCTCGTGCTTC contains the following coding sequences:
- a CDS encoding HEAT repeat domain-containing protein, with amino-acid sequence MARDGIFEEQGIDLTDIAERFGSEDADERRIAIMDLAESGEPAGEALLIQALRDPHPGVRRAAAGGLEQFDGAPAAHALAAALLDADAEVAAAADASLRQFRTPETAPPLLALVGHERAAVRAAAWRGLRGLRVAATLTPALRALEDEDAQVRREAIGALAYLKDETTTPALIHAVRDDHFDVRRAALAALAFAPAPAILEAILIGLDDSHWRVREAAAVLAGKARATGAEAGLIQALSDESWQVALEAARSLGRTAAVGAIAALGALATHAVSNLRKEVAAALGEIRHADALPILGRLAEDPDPDVRKIARWSIHLIDSSAR
- a CDS encoding amidase; this encodes MPQDLTQVSASELIAAYRSKAISPVEVAAATLRRIAELQPHFNAYRAVDAEGALAQAKASEARWAKGAPLGLLDGIPVGFKDLLNVKGFPTRKGSLATPDTVQQADSPPAARLRESGAVILGKTQTAEFGLKGLTETKLAGVTPNAWDRQYVSGGSSGGAGVAAALGLGPLQVATDGGGSIRNPAAINGVFGFKPTFGRVAGYPHNGSLFHIGPITRTVTDAALLLNVIAQPDARDWTSLPSDGRDWTAGLDGGVKGLRVAYSRTLGYIQVDPGVAAVVDRAVARLAELGVIVEEADPGFSDPSAIIDAINAERAIRLRRDIGDAGLDLIDPGIRKRVERLERQTLAEVVEANERRTELGIQLRRFHEKYDLLVTPVQSKPVPRVGTAPETPFAFPFNITQQPAASAPAGFDNNGLPVGIHIVGPQFGDATVLRLARAFEKLQPFPTPHLESLSRL
- a CDS encoding efflux RND transporter permease subunit, whose translation is MDFLQKAITRPVATTLLTLGCMLLGLSAYFYLSIAPFPQVDYPTIYVTATLPGAGPETMASSVATPLERHLGRIADVREISSSSISGMSSVFLEFGLARSVDGAARDVQAAINSARVDLPTTLRANPTYTKANPGENPIFILALTSSKLSQSAIYDAATVVLRQKLAQVDGVGRVLIVGASLPGVRIELNPSLTAKYGVALEDVRAAIAAANVSHPKGALDSNESRLQIYANDQIFKAADYRDIIVATRNGGPVRLADIADVADSVEDLRTMGLCNGAPAVQIILYRQPGANMVETVDRVRALLPALSHALPSDLQIDVVQDRTLTIRNSLYELELALLIAIVLVVVVVFLFLRDVKVTLISTITIPATLSTTFALMYAFGYSINNLSLMALTIATGVIVDDAIVVVECAMRRIEAGARPFDAAMESVREAAFTIIAMSLSLVAVFLPVSFLDGVIGRMLREFAIVLTVAIVVSMVLSLTTTPMLCGHVLRMRAQDARTSERLWGCLTKAYSYSLSAMIARPASTMAALSSVILLNLYLFAAIPKSLFPFQDTGRVRGTIIADQSASYAVMTRKLEQTIGVLQKDPDVFAATGTIGGNLNGPTSNNRADLLVWLKPRGTRRVSADEVIARLRAPLRQISGATIALRSVQDLAFTVASGTANYTYILKSDDLGALRFWASRLTEALAASGRLLDVVSDQQDKSLQTRLEIDRVAAARLNLTAADIDNELYDAFGQRHVSTLYAAHNQYHVVMELAPQFAARPRSLENFFFVPPGSGSGVESRGATPAARAPARAAPLAQLGRLTPVLAPIAVNHWAGSASVGISFSLPPTESVAGAASFIRETLASIGAPLSVHGELYTPTGPFEGIFGSYGFLIFGAIATVYIILGVLYESYLHPITILSTLPSAGVGAALALMSTKTELSLFAMIGLLMLTGVAMKNAIMMIDVALATQRSTGLDAARAIELACVERLRPIMMTTAIAFFSALPLALGNGEGAEIRQPLGISIAGGILSSLLLTLYTTPVVYVLIDRLSRSRAGKS